A window from Diachasmimorpha longicaudata isolate KC_UGA_2023 chromosome 5, iyDiaLong2, whole genome shotgun sequence encodes these proteins:
- the LOC135162014 gene encoding cap-specific mRNA (nucleoside-2'-O-)-methyltransferase 1-like: MGHAAFAENRHLSEPKQTQMSKEWLEYWHLPDQTRIVPKHLKPEERLRSIVGESVVKYLSAPPMILTSKNMTTTILENPCDWYAVVCGSDPSGTTPSKQLTFNLGMGITKVFRLVQNTWERADNIELPPNTFVYAELVEELRGMENNIRRTEAVHIVDADLLGREDVSRNSVPERYDLINKFCEALWKPKNSTSCPVRAKELHPVDRELPMTLHVQPSTLINKKKILVHYLQQSYPRRTRPDNDPLSFVPNSVVFLKTTSAPWTRVISKKTRDHYYFKSMTNENFYANCRPESACASFLETFVTRVQWHWPGDSSLSINYTYDNVKQRCPVLLPQD, encoded by the exons ATGGGACACGCTGCCTTTGCCGAGAATCGGCACCTCTCTGAGCCGAAGCAGACGCAGATGAGTAAGGAGTGGCTTGAATATTGGCATCTACCGGACCAGACTAGAATAGTCCCCAAGCACTTGAAACCAGAGGAAAGACTTCGCTCAATCGTCGGAGAATCTGTTGTAAAGTACCTGAGCGCTCCTCCCATGATTTTGACTTCTAAAAATATGACAACGACTATCCTGGAAAATCCCTGTGATTGGTATGCAGTAGTCTGTGGATCGGATCCCAGTGGAACAACACCTAGCAAACAATTGACTTTcaacttgggtatgggaataACCAAAGTCTTTAGGTTGGTGCAGAATACCTGGGAGAGGGCCGACAATATTGAACTGCCTCCTAATACATTTGTTTATGCTGAACTGGTGGAGGAGTTGAgaggaatggaaaataatatccGGAGAACTGAAGCAGTGCATATTGTCGATGCTGATCTCCTGGGACGAGAGGATGTCAGCAGAAATTCAGTTCCAGAAAG GTATGATCTCATCAATAAATTCTGTGAGGCTCTGTGGAAGCCCAAAAACTCTACGTCTTGTCCAGTTCGTGCCAAGGAATTGCATCCAGTGGATCGTGAGTTACCCATGACACTTCATGTACAACCCAGTACATTGATAAACAAGAAGAAAATATTAGTACATTATCTACAACAGTCATACCCGAGGAGGACACGCCCCGATAACGATCCACTATCCTTTGTACCAAATAGTGTGGTATTCTTGAAGACAACTAGTGCACCCTGGACACGTGTTATCAGCAAGAAAACTAGAGATCATTATTACTTCAAATCTAtgacgaatgaaaatttttatgctaATTGTCGACCAGAATCAGCTTGTGCCAGCTTCCTCGAGACATTTGTCACTCGAGTGCAGTGGCATTGGCCGGGGGATTCATCTCTGTCAATTAATTATACATACGATAATGTAAAACAGAGGTGCCCTGTTTTACTACCGCAAGATTAG